In the Archaeoglobus neptunius genome, GCTTTCGGTTTTATGATGATCATTTTTACCACCTCCTCAGATTACTATTCTTTCTGGTTTCTTCAGCCAGCTTTCCTCCACTCCGTAGTTCTGAAGTTCCACACTGTAGTACCTGAAGTAGTCCTCCAGATCTGCTTTTATTGCCTCAAGGTCCACTCTGCCCGTAGCATCGACCCAGTACGTCTTGCCCCAGTACTCCTCTACGAGATTTCCGTCCTTGGCCACGATTATACCATCTTTTATGGTGTAGACAGCCGTCTTGAACGTCTTGTAGATTTTTTCAAAGTCATTTGAAGTGTCCACATTCAGTGGATCGAGGTCGTAGATTGCGATGTCTGCATCAGCCCCTATCCCGAGATGTCCCTTATTCGGCAATCCTAGAATTCTTGCTGGCAGCGATCTGGTCATGTGGATAACCTCTTCGAGCGTTTTCTCCACATCAATTGCCGGCAGATTCGAAGCTTTCTGGACGAATGGACTCACCTTCTCAAGCTCACCTTCTCTCATTTTCCTGCTCATCAGCATGGCCATTATATACGGATACTCGGTGAATGGTCCACCGTTTGGATAGTCCGTGGTGAGCACGACTTTATCACTATCCGTAAGAAGTCCAAGCTCCATACCAATAGCCCACTGGAGAGCGTGTACGGGATTCTTTGGCAGATATGCGATCGGCACAATGCCAGCTCCCCCCTCAACCTCACTGTCCTTGTTACTCCATCTGGAGCCTGTAAGCCTGTGAAGGGTGAACTGGAAGGGTGCATCTCCGGTCATGGCTGTTGCATGGCCGAATATCGGCTGACCCATGTCGATTGTGACGTTGTCCATTGCATTTACGGTCTTCGCTATCTCCTCGGCACCGCTTGCGACCGTTCTCCAGCTATCTCCTGCATATGAATTGAACTGCACATGGGTAACGTGCAGCACCTGTCTGGCGTCGTTGCTGAACTTGCTTGCCAGCCTGATGCTCTCTATGGTCGTCTCGTAGTTTCCGGGCACTCCGAGTCTGTTGCAGTGCAGGTGGACTGAATG is a window encoding:
- a CDS encoding formylmethanofuran dehydrogenase subunit A — protein: MHHALHIKNGIVIDPKNGVKAEKMDIFVKNGKIVEESELKGEDVKVIDATNKLVVAGGVDMHAHIAGSKMNTGRTMRPEEMRVVRNIANKFRAAIGRVLLTSPAIGYEYTKMGYTSVFEAAQPPIGALHTHEELDAIPMLDKAALPVFGNWHFVLKYVAEKEMEKLKAFIAWAIERTKGFGVKVVNPGGVEAWMYGGNVSSLDDQVPGFNVTPREIILSLIQATEELKLNHSVHLHCNRLGVPGNYETTIESIRLASKFSNDARQVLHVTHVQFNSYAGDSWRTVASGAEEIAKTVNAMDNVTIDMGQPIFGHATAMTGDAPFQFTLHRLTGSRWSNKDSEVEGGAGIVPIAYLPKNPVHALQWAIGMELGLLTDSDKVVLTTDYPNGGPFTEYPYIMAMLMSRKMREGELEKVSPFVQKASNLPAIDVEKTLEEVIHMTRSLPARILGLPNKGHLGIGADADIAIYDLDPLNVDTSNDFEKIYKTFKTAVYTIKDGIIVAKDGNLVEEYWGKTYWVDATGRVDLEAIKADLEDYFRYYSVELQNYGVEESWLKKPERIVI